A section of the Natranaeroarchaeum aerophilus genome encodes:
- a CDS encoding methyl-accepting chemotaxis protein yields the protein MGEPDDKSVNKQNPGLGRRLVPGFIRRSFVRKFVATLLIVLLVVGGVSVVAYAQTSAQLSDDVESEYTGVADRHAESLEDWQSERSANVRSTAELNQFQTGGSEDVSQFLTSEVDRLPEDIRAMHFVDLDEREIINSSENAREGTQVNIVEAPWAWEDRELEDDEVYVSDVEEIQGAPTVSYVSPVPNDDTNEVLVITTNLGTVTEGFDSDDDDGFTQVVNRDGNIVAGEQEQTQLEANLGEFPAYSPLGADSAIVDRGFDGETGFLDRTEKEGLDRDYVTAFAPVGDEDVDLVVAVHVPSDQAFALQSDILSSLLLLMGTMFVGLAAIAVTFGRGTVRSINQLSTKAEALKQGNLDEEFEVSRADEIGDLFRAFGSMRDALREQIREAQGARETAEAERERVEQINDDLEKAAEEYCAVMGTAADGDLSVRADVETDNAQMRGIGEDFNAMLDEIEATVAGLKQFAMEVATASEEVTASSEEVRSASEQVTESIQEISDGADRQNDALQRANVQLNDLSTAVEDISTTSTEVAEIAQRTAETGRAGQSAAQTAIEGMSRIEAESEDTVDAMERLQDEIAQIDELLEFITEIANQTNMLALNANIEASRSAGEGSTDGFGVVAEEVKELASETKDAAEDIEERLDRVKAETDRTAEEVQTTREQISHQTDSVKEAADALEEIAEYATETNEGVQTIDSATREQASATQEVVAVIDETATISEETSAESENVAAAAEQQTTALTEMSRSAGDLSMRASQLSTALDRFVTGEDVETNELETDTERALTDGEPTTDTPDARIDDDPEMGLTEDDRATGEQRPDPTDDTDEDMFAFVEDAAQSED from the coding sequence ATGGGAGAACCTGATGATAAATCAGTAAACAAACAGAACCCCGGTCTCGGGAGGCGACTCGTCCCGGGGTTCATCCGTCGAAGCTTCGTCCGGAAGTTCGTCGCAACGCTGTTGATCGTCCTGCTGGTCGTCGGTGGCGTCAGCGTCGTGGCGTACGCACAGACATCAGCTCAGCTATCCGACGATGTCGAATCCGAGTACACTGGCGTCGCCGATCGGCACGCCGAAAGCCTCGAAGACTGGCAGTCCGAGCGCTCCGCAAACGTCAGGAGCACCGCCGAGTTGAACCAGTTCCAGACGGGTGGGAGCGAGGACGTTTCCCAGTTTCTGACCAGTGAGGTCGATCGGCTCCCCGAGGATATCAGGGCGATGCACTTCGTCGACCTCGACGAGCGTGAGATCATCAACAGCAGCGAAAACGCCCGTGAAGGCACCCAGGTGAACATCGTCGAAGCGCCGTGGGCGTGGGAGGACCGCGAGCTCGAAGACGACGAGGTCTACGTCTCCGACGTCGAGGAGATTCAGGGTGCACCGACCGTCTCGTACGTGAGTCCAGTCCCGAACGACGACACCAACGAGGTACTGGTGATTACGACGAACCTCGGGACGGTGACAGAAGGGTTCGACAGCGATGATGACGACGGCTTCACACAGGTCGTCAACCGTGACGGTAACATCGTCGCCGGAGAGCAAGAACAGACCCAGCTCGAAGCGAACCTCGGCGAGTTCCCCGCATACTCGCCACTTGGTGCGGACTCGGCGATCGTCGACCGTGGTTTCGACGGTGAGACCGGCTTCCTCGACCGTACCGAAAAGGAGGGTCTCGATCGTGACTACGTGACGGCGTTCGCCCCGGTCGGCGACGAGGACGTCGACCTCGTCGTGGCCGTTCACGTCCCGAGCGATCAGGCGTTTGCTCTTCAGTCCGACATCCTGTCGAGCCTGCTCTTGCTGATGGGAACGATGTTCGTCGGACTCGCCGCGATCGCCGTCACCTTCGGACGGGGGACAGTTCGCTCGATCAATCAGTTGAGCACGAAAGCCGAGGCGCTAAAACAGGGGAACCTCGACGAGGAGTTCGAAGTGAGCCGAGCCGACGAGATCGGCGATCTGTTCCGGGCCTTTGGCAGCATGCGCGATGCCTTGCGCGAACAGATCCGCGAGGCACAGGGGGCTCGCGAGACGGCAGAAGCCGAACGCGAGCGCGTCGAGCAGATCAACGACGATCTGGAGAAAGCGGCCGAGGAGTACTGTGCCGTCATGGGCACTGCCGCGGACGGCGATCTCTCCGTTCGGGCCGACGTCGAGACCGACAACGCACAGATGCGCGGTATCGGCGAGGACTTCAACGCCATGCTCGACGAGATAGAGGCCACGGTCGCCGGGCTCAAACAGTTCGCGATGGAGGTCGCGACCGCCAGCGAGGAGGTCACGGCATCCAGCGAGGAGGTTCGCAGTGCAAGCGAGCAGGTAACCGAATCGATCCAGGAGATTTCCGACGGTGCGGATCGACAGAACGACGCCCTGCAGCGGGCGAACGTCCAGCTGAACGACCTCTCGACTGCTGTCGAGGACATCTCGACGACATCGACTGAAGTCGCCGAGATCGCACAACGGACCGCCGAAACCGGCCGTGCGGGGCAGTCGGCCGCACAGACGGCGATCGAGGGCATGAGCCGGATCGAGGCCGAGAGCGAGGATACCGTCGACGCGATGGAGCGGCTGCAAGACGAGATCGCACAGATCGACGAGCTGCTGGAGTTCATCACCGAGATTGCCAACCAGACCAACATGCTCGCGCTCAACGCCAACATCGAGGCGTCCCGCTCGGCGGGCGAGGGCAGCACTGATGGCTTCGGCGTCGTCGCCGAGGAGGTCAAAGAGCTGGCGTCCGAGACCAAAGACGCCGCCGAGGACATCGAAGAACGTCTCGACCGCGTCAAAGCCGAGACCGATCGAACTGCCGAGGAGGTCCAGACGACACGTGAACAGATCTCACACCAGACCGATTCGGTCAAGGAGGCTGCGGACGCGCTCGAAGAGATCGCCGAGTACGCGACCGAAACGAACGAGGGCGTCCAGACGATCGACAGCGCAACCAGAGAGCAGGCGAGCGCGACCCAGGAGGTCGTCGCCGTCATCGACGAGACGGCCACGATCAGCGAAGAGACCAGCGCGGAGTCCGAGAACGTCGCGGCTGCCGCCGAACAGCAAACGACCGCACTCACCGAGATGTCCCGCTCGGCTGGCGATCTCTCGATGCGCGCATCACAGCTTTCCACCGCGCTCGACCGGTTCGTCACTGGCGAGGACGTCGAGACGAACGAACTGGAGACGGACACCGAGCGGGCCCTCACGGATGGTGAGCCGACGACCGACACACCGGACGCCAGGATAGATGACGACCCAGAGATGGGACTGACCGAAGACGACCGGGCGACCGGAGAGCAGCGACCCGACCCGACCGACGACACGGACGAAGACATGTTCGCGTTCGTCGAGGACGCCGCACAGAGCGAGGACTGA
- a CDS encoding metal-dependent hydrolase family protein, which translates to MILRGARVVDGDGGVFDGPVQFNDGRITATSDVSTARADEEVVDLDEYTLVPGIVDSHVHFSLSGEASIEDVTDKTDAELLFTEIANARRTLESGVTGVRSMGARGLDIALARAIEGGDVPGPRTIANCASITITGGHGHHLGQEVDGPEECRRAVREQRKQGAQFIKFMATGGVTTPGTDPGTLAFTREEIHALVDEAHRRGVHVATHAHGAEGIRVAAEAGVDTVEHGTFLDDAAIEAMLDEDVTLVPTLTAPHRILHNGDRATAETLAQSNEVYEIHRESFRRAVEAGVRIAGGTDAGTPFNHHGSNLVEIQFMARNGMAPVEAITAMTGTAAETIGLDDTGKIAPGYHADLLVVEDDPTADIAALDDIETVLKGGEVVAGTPLSELGP; encoded by the coding sequence ATGATTCTTCGGGGTGCCCGCGTCGTCGACGGTGACGGCGGCGTCTTCGACGGACCGGTCCAGTTCAACGATGGGCGGATCACCGCCACCAGCGACGTTTCGACTGCGCGGGCGGACGAGGAGGTGGTCGACCTCGACGAGTACACGCTCGTTCCCGGTATCGTCGATAGCCACGTTCACTTTTCTCTGTCGGGCGAAGCGAGCATCGAGGACGTCACCGACAAAACCGATGCCGAACTGCTGTTCACGGAGATTGCGAACGCGCGGCGAACGCTCGAAAGTGGCGTTACGGGCGTGCGCTCGATGGGTGCGCGCGGCCTGGACATCGCCCTCGCCCGTGCCATCGAGGGCGGCGACGTGCCGGGTCCACGAACCATCGCAAACTGCGCGTCGATCACGATCACCGGAGGCCACGGCCACCACCTCGGCCAGGAGGTCGACGGCCCCGAAGAATGTCGCCGCGCCGTGCGCGAGCAGCGCAAGCAGGGCGCGCAGTTCATCAAGTTCATGGCAACCGGCGGCGTCACGACGCCCGGCACTGATCCCGGAACGCTCGCCTTTACCCGCGAGGAGATCCACGCCCTGGTCGACGAGGCCCACCGGCGTGGCGTTCACGTCGCCACGCACGCCCACGGCGCGGAAGGCATCCGGGTTGCCGCCGAGGCTGGCGTCGATACCGTCGAACACGGGACCTTCCTCGACGACGCCGCGATCGAGGCGATGCTCGACGAGGACGTCACGCTCGTCCCGACGCTCACCGCGCCCCATCGCATCCTGCACAACGGCGACCGCGCGACCGCCGAGACGCTCGCCCAGTCGAACGAGGTGTACGAGATCCATCGAGAATCGTTCCGTCGCGCCGTCGAGGCGGGCGTCCGGATCGCCGGTGGGACCGACGCCGGGACACCGTTTAACCACCACGGCTCGAACCTCGTCGAGATCCAGTTCATGGCTCGGAACGGCATGGCTCCCGTGGAGGCGATCACGGCGATGACCGGTACTGCCGCGGAAACGATTGGACTGGACGACACCGGGAAGATTGCTCCCGGCTATCACGCCGACCTGCTCGTGGTCGAGGACGATCCGACCGCGGACATCGCCGCCCTCGACGATATCGAGACGGTGCTCAAGGGCGGCGAGGTCGTCGCCGGGACGCCACTATCCGAACTCGGCCCATAG
- a CDS encoding universal stress protein, protein MYDEILLATDGSDDAAAAADHAIDHAERYDATLHVVYVVETRTAYDNAIVDPETVAGNLRKEGRETLAAVEERAETAGVETTTEILEGVPQEAIENYAAEHDVDLILLGTQGRSAFKRALLGSTTDSIVRSRVAPVLVVGEDDD, encoded by the coding sequence ATGTACGACGAGATCCTCCTCGCGACCGACGGCAGCGACGACGCCGCGGCGGCGGCCGACCACGCCATCGACCACGCCGAGCGCTACGATGCGACGCTTCACGTCGTCTACGTCGTCGAGACCAGAACGGCCTACGACAACGCGATCGTCGATCCCGAGACAGTCGCTGGGAACCTTCGCAAGGAGGGCCGCGAAACGCTGGCAGCTGTCGAAGAGCGTGCGGAGACGGCGGGGGTCGAGACGACGACGGAGATCCTCGAAGGCGTCCCACAGGAGGCGATCGAGAACTACGCGGCCGAACACGATGTCGACCTGATTCTGCTCGGAACGCAGGGCCGCTCAGCGTTCAAGCGCGCACTCCTCGGGAGTACGACCGACAGCATCGTCCGGTCGCGGGTCGCGCCGGTGCTGGTGGTTGGGGAGGACGATGACTGA
- a CDS encoding replication factor C large subunit encodes MSDWTEKYRPSTLAEVRGNDKARDALKEWADSWEQHREAVIVYGSPGIGKTSAAHALATDKGWPVIELNASDQRQADVIDKIAGEAAQSGTLTQGSSGRRLVVMDEADNFHGNADYGGSAAVTGVVKDADQPMILIANEFYDMSQGLRNACQEIEFRDVSKRSIIPVLRDVCRKEGVEYEDEALEAIAKQTSGDLRSAINDLQAVAERADRLTVDDVVTGQRDTTTDIFDFLDDVIKKLDPQAALEASYDVDETPDDMINWIEDNMPKDYAGRELADAYGYLANADRWLGRVRATQDYSYWRYAGDNMTAGVAAARNEQKGGWTRYGPPSYWSKLGRSRGSRETRDSIAVKIAEESGTSIGTARRHVLPFLAELTHHCKNRELTVRMAAVYDLDEKQVSFVTGSGKTTNKVQSIVEDAQELREQEAVEHSGGAFEGATRDIEDETSEGTESETDVDTEENAGAETEDATETDDAPEEESDDGQAGLTDFM; translated from the coding sequence ATGAGCGATTGGACCGAGAAATACCGCCCGTCGACGCTGGCGGAGGTCCGGGGGAACGACAAGGCCCGCGACGCGCTAAAAGAGTGGGCCGATTCGTGGGAGCAACACCGCGAGGCGGTCATCGTCTACGGCAGTCCGGGCATCGGGAAGACCTCGGCGGCCCACGCGCTGGCGACCGACAAGGGCTGGCCGGTGATCGAACTGAATGCGAGCGACCAGCGACAGGCCGACGTGATCGACAAGATCGCGGGCGAGGCGGCCCAGTCGGGGACGCTCACGCAGGGCAGTTCGGGCAGACGGCTGGTCGTAATGGACGAGGCCGATAACTTCCACGGCAACGCCGATTACGGTGGTTCCGCGGCCGTCACCGGCGTCGTCAAGGATGCCGACCAGCCAATGATCCTGATCGCCAACGAGTTCTACGACATGTCCCAGGGGCTGCGAAACGCCTGCCAGGAGATCGAGTTCCGGGACGTCTCGAAGCGCTCGATCATCCCTGTACTCCGGGACGTCTGTCGGAAGGAGGGCGTCGAGTACGAGGACGAAGCGCTCGAAGCGATCGCCAAACAGACCAGTGGCGACCTTCGATCGGCGATCAACGACCTGCAGGCCGTCGCCGAACGGGCCGACCGGCTGACCGTCGACGACGTGGTGACCGGCCAGCGGGATACGACGACTGATATCTTCGATTTCCTCGACGACGTGATCAAGAAGCTCGACCCGCAGGCCGCGCTCGAAGCGTCCTACGACGTCGACGAGACGCCCGACGACATGATAAACTGGATCGAGGACAACATGCCCAAAGACTACGCGGGCCGCGAGCTCGCCGATGCGTACGGCTACCTCGCCAACGCGGATCGCTGGCTCGGGCGCGTGCGCGCGACCCAGGACTACTCCTACTGGCGCTACGCGGGAGACAATATGACTGCGGGCGTCGCAGCAGCCCGAAACGAGCAGAAAGGCGGCTGGACGCGCTATGGGCCTCCAAGCTACTGGTCGAAGCTCGGTCGCTCTCGCGGGTCGAGAGAGACGAGAGACAGCATCGCCGTCAAGATCGCAGAAGAAAGCGGGACGAGCATCGGGACGGCCCGGCGACACGTTCTCCCCTTCCTCGCCGAGCTCACTCATCACTGCAAGAACCGCGAGTTGACTGTTCGGATGGCCGCCGTCTACGATCTCGACGAGAAGCAGGTCTCGTTCGTGACCGGGAGCGGCAAGACGACCAACAAGGTTCAATCGATCGTCGAGGACGCCCAGGAACTGCGCGAGCAGGAGGCGGTCGAGCACTCCGGCGGCGCGTTCGAGGGGGCGACGCGGGACATCGAGGACGAGACCAGCGAGGGGACGGAGAGCGAAACCGATGTCGACACTGAAGAAAACGCAGGTGCCGAAACGGAGGATGCGACCGAGACGGACGACGCGCCCGAGGAGGAGTCCGACGACGGGCAGGCCGGACTGACGGATTTCATGTAA
- the bioD gene encoding dethiobiotin synthase: MSRALFVVGTDTGVGKTVVTAGITGWLRERGVAARAIKPAQTGYPPDDDAAFVAEVCGTDDASTCLRRLEPPLAPRVAAEREGVDLSYEELLDGCQELLNDDDVETGIVEGIGGLRVPLAGDREVIDLVADLGLPALVVSRSGLGTLNHTALTVAALERRDVEVRGVVLNEYTAEDVAERTNPDEVERMTGHPVGTLPPLETIDSDSVIDGVGAAIDVESLVA; the protein is encoded by the coding sequence ATGAGCCGGGCGCTGTTCGTCGTCGGTACCGACACCGGCGTCGGCAAGACCGTCGTCACCGCCGGGATCACCGGCTGGCTCCGTGAGCGCGGCGTCGCGGCAAGGGCTATCAAACCCGCCCAGACCGGCTATCCGCCGGACGACGACGCGGCGTTCGTGGCCGAAGTCTGTGGCACGGACGACGCGTCGACCTGTCTTCGACGGCTCGAACCGCCGCTTGCGCCGCGGGTCGCCGCCGAGCGCGAGGGCGTCGATCTGTCCTACGAGGAGCTACTCGATGGCTGTCAGGAACTCCTGAACGACGACGACGTCGAGACCGGAATCGTCGAGGGGATCGGCGGCCTTCGTGTTCCGCTGGCGGGCGACCGTGAGGTGATCGATCTCGTCGCCGATCTGGGGCTGCCGGCGCTCGTTGTCTCGCGGTCCGGGCTGGGCACGCTGAACCACACTGCCCTGACCGTCGCGGCGCTGGAGCGGCGTGACGTCGAGGTGCGTGGGGTCGTCCTCAACGAGTACACCGCCGAGGACGTCGCCGAGCGGACGAATCCGGACGAAGTCGAGCGCATGACCGGACACCCGGTCGGGACGCTCCCGCCGCTGGAAACGATCGACTCTGACAGTGTAATCGATGGTGTCGGAGCGGCAATAGACGTCGAGTCGCTGGTCGCGTAG
- a CDS encoding aminotransferase class I/II-fold pyridoxal phosphate-dependent enzyme gives MSEDFRAGDDSTGSSRGDGSTASHGFDLSADLAARERENLRRRLSPANRVAEYAQFAPPSGSALPVVDGEERLVLAANNYLGLTQDERVQDAAVAATEVVGTGAGASRLVTGDTLVHRDLEERIAETKATDRALAFSSGYAANIGTITALAPDVVFSDAYNHASIVDACRLSGADTVVYDHCDVADLAARMESRSGTVDDESWLVVTDSVFSMDGDVAPLADICDVAEQYGAWMMVDEAHATGLYEDGGGIVQREGLSDRVGIQMGTLSKALASQGGYVAGSDDLIEYLINHARSFVFSTGLAPPSAAAAAEALHVARTGDCRGRLWRNVEYLREELADMGYHVPGETQIIPVRVDDREAALALSDELYERGVVAPAIRPPTVPDGTSRIRVAPMATHSASDLAACLDAFRDAGREVDLL, from the coding sequence ATGAGTGAGGACTTCAGAGCGGGAGACGACAGCACGGGATCGTCACGGGGTGACGGCTCGACGGCGAGCCACGGGTTCGACCTGTCGGCCGATCTGGCCGCACGCGAACGGGAGAACCTGCGACGACGGCTCTCGCCGGCGAACCGGGTTGCAGAGTACGCACAGTTCGCACCCCCGTCGGGTAGTGCCTTGCCCGTCGTCGATGGAGAGGAGCGACTCGTTCTCGCCGCCAACAACTACCTTGGCCTGACCCAGGATGAGCGCGTCCAGGACGCTGCCGTCGCCGCCACTGAGGTCGTCGGCACGGGTGCAGGCGCGAGCCGACTCGTCACTGGTGATACGCTGGTCCACCGGGACCTCGAGGAGCGGATCGCCGAGACGAAAGCCACCGATCGCGCGCTGGCGTTCTCGTCGGGCTACGCCGCGAACATCGGGACGATCACCGCGCTCGCCCCGGACGTCGTCTTTTCGGACGCGTACAACCACGCAAGCATCGTTGACGCGTGTCGGCTTTCGGGGGCCGACACGGTCGTCTACGACCACTGCGACGTCGCCGACCTCGCGGCCAGAATGGAGAGTCGCTCGGGGACTGTCGACGACGAGTCGTGGCTTGTCGTCACTGACTCCGTGTTCAGTATGGACGGCGACGTCGCGCCGCTGGCTGACATCTGTGACGTCGCCGAACAGTACGGGGCGTGGATGATGGTTGACGAGGCTCATGCCACTGGACTCTACGAAGACGGTGGCGGTATCGTCCAGCGCGAAGGCCTCTCCGATCGGGTGGGAATTCAGATGGGGACGCTCTCGAAGGCGCTGGCCAGTCAGGGAGGCTACGTTGCGGGCAGCGACGATCTGATCGAGTATCTGATCAACCACGCCCGCTCGTTCGTGTTCTCGACGGGGCTGGCCCCGCCGTCGGCCGCGGCGGCCGCCGAAGCGCTCCACGTTGCCCGGACTGGCGACTGTCGCGGTCGGCTCTGGCGAAACGTCGAGTACCTCCGAGAGGAGCTGGCGGACATGGGCTATCACGTCCCCGGCGAGACCCAGATCATCCCGGTTCGCGTCGATGACCGCGAGGCCGCGCTCGCGCTCAGCGATGAGCTCTACGAGCGCGGCGTCGTCGCCCCGGCGATCAGACCGCCAACCGTCCCCGATGGGACGAGCCGGATCCGCGTCGCACCGATGGCGACCCACTCGGCATCCGATCTGGCCGCCTGTCTGGACGCGTTTCGCGACGCAGGCCGGGAGGTTGATCTGCTGTGA
- a CDS encoding transcriptional regulator — MNEISFAVLGTGGIGRRTLEVSQYRDGLIPVAVCDRGGIAVDHDGLDVGELLDATEGNVASGPDEVDDDQDTVTDGGVSTDAGGVKQTGEGAGVVASEQGRPTETPIDDIIAKSDRIDAVLIALPNLEHDFIPRVADRFAEAGYEGVLIDVLKRSRVIGLLDERAETLEDAGITFVCGAGATPGFLTGAAALAAQSFVEVDEVEIWWGVGLRSGYEDNRGTVREDIAHLDGYDIETARALSDEEIEAIVAEHGGVIEFNDMEHADDVLLERAGVCDVEDVTVGGVLDVRTDEKPTTTTVSVTGTTFDGERGTNTFRLDDDTSMAANVNGPALGYLKTGVRRNRAGEYGVFGPAELMPRF, encoded by the coding sequence ATGAACGAGATCAGCTTTGCAGTTCTTGGCACTGGCGGTATCGGCCGACGGACGCTTGAGGTCAGTCAGTACAGGGACGGATTGATACCCGTTGCGGTGTGCGACCGCGGGGGAATCGCGGTCGATCACGACGGACTCGACGTCGGGGAACTGCTCGACGCGACGGAGGGGAACGTGGCGAGCGGCCCCGATGAGGTGGATGATGACCAGGATACCGTGACGGACGGCGGGGTGTCAACAGATGCGGGCGGCGTCAAACAGACTGGCGAGGGCGCGGGCGTCGTCGCGTCCGAGCAGGGCAGACCGACCGAGACACCGATCGACGACATCATCGCGAAGAGCGATCGGATCGACGCGGTGCTGATCGCCCTGCCGAACCTCGAACACGACTTCATCCCCCGCGTCGCGGATCGGTTCGCCGAGGCGGGATATGAGGGAGTCCTGATCGACGTGCTAAAACGCTCGCGGGTGATCGGACTCCTTGACGAGCGCGCAGAGACGCTGGAGGACGCCGGAATCACCTTCGTCTGTGGGGCGGGTGCAACGCCCGGCTTCCTGACTGGCGCGGCCGCCCTCGCAGCTCAGTCGTTCGTCGAAGTCGACGAGGTCGAGATCTGGTGGGGCGTCGGACTGCGCTCGGGCTATGAGGACAATCGCGGGACGGTCCGCGAGGACATCGCCCACCTCGACGGCTACGACATCGAGACGGCACGTGCCCTCTCGGACGAGGAAATCGAAGCCATCGTCGCCGAGCACGGTGGTGTCATCGAGTTCAACGACATGGAACACGCCGACGATGTCCTGCTTGAACGGGCCGGGGTCTGCGATGTCGAGGACGTCACTGTCGGCGGCGTGCTGGATGTCCGCACCGACGAGAAGCCGACGACGACTACCGTCAGCGTGACCGGGACTACGTTCGACGGCGAGAGGGGGACGAACACGTTTCGTCTCGACGACGACACGTCGATGGCCGCGAACGTCAACGGTCCGGCCCTTGGCTACCTGAAGACGGGAGTCCGCCGAAATCGAGCCGGTGAGTACGGCGTGTTCGGTCCGGCCGAGTTGATGCCGAGATTCTGA
- the bioB gene encoding biotin synthase BioB, whose product MVYETGNQTVDEAVRRVLRGERLDRTDGLALIAQPVADLAPAADYIRSQLGDDTVDACSIVNAKAGDCAEDCGFCAQSVHFDTGIDTYGFLGPEKVLEAAKRAERDGAQRFGIVVAEKGVSKEHRPEEWEEVLEAIRLVRDETDVEVDASLGILTDEEAEILADEGLNHYNHNIETSPNYFPEIVDTHSFEDRVETLEVAKDAGMDLCAGVILGMGETPTDRVDAAIALQEIGISSLPVNVLNPVAGTPMAERLGDSADISTAEIVKTVAMYRLLHPEARVRLTGGREVNLDEDEQHLPFEAGADGILTGDYLTTGGQSPGEDIEVMERAGLRPNMDTNEFNPAAVKSRADDSTETETAAGTATSNATDD is encoded by the coding sequence ATGGTTTACGAGACGGGCAATCAGACGGTCGACGAGGCGGTCCGGCGCGTCCTCCGAGGGGAGCGCCTCGACCGGACGGACGGGCTGGCGCTGATCGCCCAGCCGGTCGCGGATCTCGCCCCTGCTGCGGACTACATCAGGTCCCAGCTGGGTGACGATACCGTCGACGCGTGTAGCATCGTCAATGCGAAAGCGGGCGACTGTGCCGAGGACTGTGGCTTTTGTGCCCAGTCAGTTCACTTCGATACTGGGATCGACACCTACGGGTTTCTCGGCCCCGAGAAGGTTCTCGAAGCGGCAAAGCGCGCCGAGCGGGACGGCGCGCAGCGCTTCGGTATCGTCGTCGCCGAAAAAGGTGTCAGCAAAGAGCACCGCCCGGAAGAGTGGGAGGAGGTACTCGAAGCGATCCGACTCGTCCGCGACGAGACCGATGTCGAGGTCGACGCGAGCCTCGGGATCCTCACCGACGAAGAGGCCGAGATTCTCGCCGACGAGGGGCTGAACCACTACAACCACAACATCGAGACGTCGCCGAACTACTTCCCCGAAATTGTCGACACTCACAGCTTCGAGGACCGGGTCGAGACGCTCGAAGTCGCCAAAGACGCCGGGATGGATCTCTGTGCTGGCGTCATCCTTGGGATGGGGGAGACGCCGACCGACCGCGTCGACGCAGCGATCGCCCTGCAGGAGATCGGCATCTCCTCGCTTCCGGTGAACGTGTTAAATCCCGTCGCGGGGACGCCGATGGCCGAGCGACTCGGCGATTCCGCCGACATCTCCACCGCGGAGATCGTGAAGACCGTCGCCATGTACCGACTGTTACATCCCGAGGCTCGCGTTCGACTCACCGGCGGACGAGAGGTCAACCTTGACGAGGACGAACAGCATCTTCCCTTCGAGGCCGGAGCCGACGGCATACTGACCGGAGATTATCTGACGACCGGCGGCCAGTCGCCCGGCGAGGATATCGAAGTGATGGAGCGGGCGGGACTACGCCCAAATATGGACACAAACGAGTTCAATCCCGCGGCGGTCAAATCCCGGGCCGACGACAGCACCGAGACGGAGACCGCAGCAGGCACCGCGACCAGCAACGCAACCGACGACTGA